From Anticarsia gemmatalis isolate Benzon Research Colony breed Stoneville strain chromosome 16, ilAntGemm2 primary, whole genome shotgun sequence:
ACGGCCGAAAGCCAAAGACTTCCGCTTGCACGTGTACACGTCACTTATATCCAGTTTCATCACAGCTGTACTCTCCTTGCCTGTGGACCTCGTCAAGACAACGTACGAACACTATTTCATTTTACTGTATCTCTTTGCTCAAAATGCAGAAATGCACCTGTAGTACCTCGTTAATTGTAGTGTCTATTCCCAAATTGTATGTTACAGTATTTCGTAGTTGTCATTTTTTATGATTGAACCGCGAGcaactaaaatacaaaatgacTTACATAAAATTGCAAAGATTTGGTCATTATAAGCAAGTTCTTGGGTATACTTTAAAGGCAAGATTCTATCGCTATTTACTGCTTTTAAGGTTTCACGAAACAAGTCTTCGTCTAATACACacttaatataacaatattattaaagaattgTACTACACACACCTTCGCCTATGGCGTCTATACCTTCGAATATAACAGTAAAGTATgcagtaattataaaaattaagtatttttgttaattttctagATATCAAGCAGTAACAGTACACGTTCACGAACATACAATCCTCAGAAATGTGCTTCGAAAACATGGTTTGTTTGGTTTCTGGCGAGCTTTCCTGCCCTACTACTGCAGGTTATCCAGTTATACCATACTCGCTTTCTACCTCACTGAAGAACTAAGCAGACAATATAGAGAACATTTCTTGGCTATAGACGATTAGAAAAGAAACAGTAGATTAGGTAACGTCGCCAAAAAATGTTACGAAGCGACAGTTATCTTTGTGTGTccgaatatagcaacaagccttGCTGTGTAGCAAgcgaaaacaaaaatataaggaAGTGTTAGTTATCTCTGTGTGTccgaatatagcaacaagccgttGTACAGGTCAAAAAAAGCAACTAAAGATGCACGGTGGAACAAGGTGACTTTTGAATACagggtttaatttaaaatttaaacaaatggGTATGTGGATGGTCAGTTATGCTATTTTAAATGATACAATTCTGTTAATTGTCGCGTGAACTACCAAGTATAGGATAATTGATCTTGTAGCTAGCTCTCTGTGcaagatatttacttatttttgttatcaaattAACCCTAAATTTGACGGACACGTAATGACGATGACGCGGCGCCCTTTCGCTCCGTCACCCGCTTTTCGCAGTGACGTCTTTAGCTGTCACTTGCTGAAAAGCAGCTTGTTGTTACATTCAGACTCATAGAATTAATTGGTGCGTAGAAACTGTAAGAAACTCAAAAAATCAGGATATTAATTAGTATAGGGatgtattgtgttttaaaatgtaaattttgtgATGCTACTTAGTGAATTTATGCCATgtcattgtatttattaaaaaaaatagcaatgttAGCTGAAATACACGTTAAGTCAAACATAGCTTAAttcattgttaaaatataaaataaagtatatgattttatattactttttttatttatataacaaactcTACCACTCTGATTGTTGGTTCgtattaatatcaaaaattacTGCACAGATTTACTTGCGGTTTTTaccaatagataaaataattaacggAAAaggttttagtataaaattaattaatgatagtTATTAAACATATCGTGCCCGCAATGGCTAGTAATGTATTCAATTAGATGATTCATATACATTTCCCAAGTACACGTAATACAGCAAAGTAATGATTCCCATGATAGTTTCAATACGTATTGGATTAAATACATGAAAGTATATCTACGTAGAGTCACCGTATCGACGTGGCCAGTACTCAGCTAATACCACACTTGTAGGTCTTCAATTAGTTACTATTGACATACTTCACCGCTCAGACATTCACCGACTCGTACTCAACACACATTTACTCACTAATTTGGACCAGTATTACATAATTCTGTGATTTCGTTACCAAAAAAGTTATGACGTATGAAAAGTAAATTTGGGAAGTTGATATTGTATTTGAAAACGgtcaaaatgtttaatttgtatcAACATATGAAGTCGAATAATGAGGGGAAAGAACAGAAGGAACCGGAGACGACTGGACACGACAGGTTTTATCAAGAACGCCCGAGGACCAGTTATAGGAAGAAGAAACGTCGTGGAGCTTGCAGAAGGGCGCAGTCAGCTGCTGAACTGAATCCTGAGTCTATCGCAGCTGCGAACAAACGGAATGCTTTTAGAATACGTTCTGTGTCTACTGATAGAGAGGAAAGTGAAGGTGAGTGAGGAATATAAAAGGATGATCAAAACCAAAAGCCGTTTGAAATTTGTGGTTTAATTACTGACACGTCACAATGTATGGAcgtataaatatcaaagttatttgCGGGACTTTATAGTTTCAGTTAATCAGTTTCATATAACTTGAAGATATGTCATGGTCTGCGAGGTTTTGGTCATCCTTTGTTGTTAGTGAGAAAATCTAAGTTAAAGTTAATCGTGttaaattcgtttaaaataCCGTGTTcggtttaattgttttaaagcaCAGTGTTGCtagattttatgttttacgGTGTACATTAGGCAGAAGTTTAGCTAATTCTGTCACGAattcagttttaataatatgaagGTTTCTGAAAATTTCTACTTTCTCAATCATTTGAGCGAATCTCTAGCGATTTTTGCACAAGTAATAACTATTTGAAATTTCAGTTCCACCTTAATATCTAGAGCGTTATAATTTCTCTCCAAGTTTTTTTTACTTCGCTCAACATAGTAATCGGAATGCTCACACTCACTGAATTTTGCATTCAATTATCCTTTCACTTCAGGCCTTTCGCATAATCTAAATTAAAGCCCGGGAGAGGAAGTCATATATAgcctaaatatttgttaattatgaTAAGTATAATAAGACGATGAGTTAAGCGTGACTTCTGCCTATGTGTCAGTGTGGTTGATAagtttcgtttgtttttgtCCGCTAACGCAAGATGGCGGCCGGCTGGACGATGGCGAAGGATCTTCTTGCGCGTGTAGTTCAAGTATCTGCTTTATATCTCttcttattatttacaaacgCTTACAATTTACTTATATTTCACTTGCTTTGTAGCACTTATGTTTTGTAGGTACCACTAGTAGTAATataatccatacttaatattataaatgcgaaagtaactctgtctgtctgttgctcaatcacgcttaaactgctgaaccaatttgtatgaaatttggtatggagatatattggtacccgaaaaaggacataggctactttttaccccgggaaaatgacgcgttccaatgggaaaattcaggtggcggacgaagtcgcgggtaaaagctagtctagATATAGTTTTGCGTAGGTACAGTAAGCTCGCCTACCTGGGCTGACTGTACCTACCTTGCTATTTTCAGTACAATCGTCGCCTGGAGtgctatttgttatttatattaactgtAGCCACGCACTTCAGCTGTcttcatttacttttttttattatggaatTCACCATACgtataatcattttaaaagaGTAAAGATGCCCAGAATTACCTCTTTTGCTTTTTCTTTCACTAAAATCGAAGGTTTTACAACAGGACAACTTAAGTTGTCGTATGTGGATCTTAATTTCAAAAGATTTCATAAACCAAATTGGcattaatttcatttcaatataagtattaaataaaacttgtaaCGATGTGCGTAGAGGAGAGCTCGGAGCGCGCGCCGCTGGTTGCCCAGAAGATCGACTCGCTGGCCAAGCTGTTGTTCAACAAGTCGCTGATGGGCACCGGTTCTGGGAAGTCCTCGCCCATGGAACCTCCCGCCTCACCCAGGTAACTCTTACACTAGGAATTCAAACCGGTGTCTCGGTGACTTAAACTACTTATTGACACAAAATATAGATGGGTGTACATATGTTTCGTTAGAATTTGTTATAGAAGCCTTGATTTGAAGTAGAAACAGACCTATaagtatttgtgttttattaaggttttttgtattttttatgtgattGATGTTTAGGATCTTATGCCACTGGTTTTCcgggtatattttttattattgtaataattataatgtttcttGTTTGCTGTAGATACGAGCGATCAATGGAGAGTTCAGCAGCGCTGGCCATCTGCACAGAATATCTGGCGCAGTCTAACAGGTAACATAaccatttatttcaaatattcattatttcatttatctcagattatataaatacatattaacataCTTTTCATACAATAACTCAACATAAGTTATAACTTCtttacacttaaaaaaaactaagagGTTTTTGCGAAGTAGTTTCTGATGAAACACTATTAATggatatatatatttatcataaaatctgTAATTATCACAATAACATGGAGTATACTTTCAGATACGACCTGCTATCACCGCTGTGCGCGATCGGCTCACGTCCCAACAAGCATTGGTTTGCCATTCACGACAACTCCATCAAAACTGATAGACTGCTAACTTTGGTAAGTAATTACAATTAACCAACTACCAAGTGCAATGGCtaattgtgtaataaaataatatgtaggcACGTATTAAGTTCCTTCTGCTGAAAGATAGTCTTCCAGCCTCGATGACGATGATGGAGAGATTCCACCtctaaattaattatgtatttttgtgtataGGTACATTTTTCTGATGAACAATTGAATCAATGAACTAACGGATTAACAAGCTATAGATGAACCTTATCACAAACGTGGTTGTAAAACTTATTAAGAATGTGGTTGTTCTTCAGATGCCGCTGACAAACAAGTGTCCGATAGAGCAGGGCGAGCGCTCGAAGACGCTCATCATGGAGCTGTTCCGAGCGCTGCACCATCCATACATCTACCCAGTGCTGGACCTGGAGCTGTGTAACGGCCATGCACTCGCGGTGCTGCCGTTCAACTCACGGGGAAGCTTGAGGGATCTTATATATAAGgtacagttttgtttttttggcTGGTATTTGTGTTTGCCATATTTTGTGGTCTGATACGTGACTGTTGAAAGAATATAAAAACTTCGTATATACCAGTGAAATTGCTATAAATACCTTTTGGTATGACCAAGAAaaataagcataataatatatctaagcCAAGAATGAGAACTTAAGTGTAAGAAGTAAAATGAAAGTTCGTTCCTTTGTTTCGTGGCTACGAAACACGTCAAACTACTAATACAGTATTTGAAGAATGAAACCCTTTTTTAATATGCCGgaaatttaaaaactctttCTTTTACAGAGTACATGGAACGAAGAATACAGTCGTAAGTACGGGACAGCTGGTACAGGTCTGCCAGCGTGGCAGGTGGCCAGGTTTGGACGACAGATGCTGGAGGGTCTGATGTTCCTCAAGGAGAAGGGCTTCCCACCCTTCAGGCACCTGCACTCTGGCAATGTTGTCGTCCAGAACGGTGTGGCAAGGTAAGCCCATGGTGGGCGccaataacattaataaagatTGTTTTTTGGCAGCTGCCGGTTTCTAGCAAACTTTTTATTCTCTTAAGCAAAGTAAAATGTCAGGAATACATACGGTTTTACGTGCTTTTCGAGCTAATATGCTTACAACCCACAACTTTTTAAATCTGGGTAATCACAATCATCAATGAAAATTTTTATTGGTAGAAAACCTCGAAAATCTTGTATAGGCCTGACTCAGATATCCTCTCAGTCATAAGTGAGATGTATTCAGCTGTCTCATTTATCGCCACTGCACCACATAACAAGTGGgaatgcatttttttcatacCAACGCTTGGTATAATAAAAAACTCAATACTCAATAGTCGTATATTGTTTTTGCAAGTGATTGAACGGTGTTACTGCTTACCTCTTGTCCAGGATATGTGGTCTAGAGAACACTCTGATCGGCGCGCTACCTCGGTGTCCAATAGCCCTGGCGGCACAGCTGGAGCACGTGGAGGCGCTGTCACTCGGACACGTGTTGTTTGAGATGTGTGCCGGCGCAGAGATTGATCTCTCACTGTTGCCGGATCTGTTGCCGAACTACCCTCATGTAAGCACTTActggtttattattttgaaccttaccatacatacataatatcaggcCTTTTTCCCATtcgggtaggcagagaccaaagaacgcatattggtacgatccttaacaacttcctttgcctcactcacatcttgttatacaggacagCCGGTTACGAGTGCTATGCGtctgaccttttttcaagacatttttcaaatagataaaaaatgaTGTATGTAGACAGTACATAATGTATATACGCTGTCCTTTTTGTTTCAGTGAAGTAGAATCTAGCAGATGCATTTTTTCACACCTTTATAGGTAAAAAAAGCTTAAAGAAATAGTTGCACATCTTAGGCGTATGtaagttcattattaaattaaagtaaataaccAAATTAAGCCCAAAGCATTTAATACTATATGCCATAAAGACTTCAAATCACGATCCCAGATACGTTACTGTAATAGATGCCAATGTAATTCTAAATGTTCAGGTGGTGGAGATCATAGAACAGATCTTCGGTCCCCGCACGCCGACCCTGCACGAGCTGCTGCTCTGCGAACTGTTCAGGAAGATCGACCTGCGCGAGATGAAGGGCTCCTGTCTACCGGTAACTATATTGTATCATCATTCaccatcaaatattttatttcatctagTTGTTCGCTCCATATacagcaggggttcccaacctttacttagtccgggaccacttttatattattcttggtAGTAGGGACCAccatgtaagtatattaaaaataaagtgtaataatcatccagaaaaatttaatatcattcgcggaccatattttgacttccacggaccactggttgggaaccactgatatACAGTGTGGAGCTGGTTTGGTTTAACTACTTCGGGTTTACTTATTTGTGTGTTACCTTTTGACGTTGGTAGTTAAAACATCTCAGTTTCAGGAggattaaggttttttttttagtgTAGCAACGACATGACTTTAGCCCTTATGCAGATACTATGACATATAGcgtctatttaaattaaaaaaagggcGCTCACGGCTTGAAATCCGAGGCGTAATAATGCCTTTAATAACTAAACCCAAGGCATTATTACATCTTTTGAGTTTTTCTTTGTGTAATTGTGAACTGTTATGTTGTGTAGAACTTCAGTCAGCGTCTATCCCGCTCGTGCCTGTCTCTACTGGGCGAGGTGGCGCGCCGGTCTCCAGGCTcgccgcgcacgcgcacgccgccgcgccgctccgGGCCCGCCTCCCCCGCCTCACCTGCCACCCCGCCACACCGAAGGTAATTCAATCTTTCTAGAATATTCTAGATAAATCTTTCCTTTTACAAAATGTTCTTCAGTACAAAATTATATGTTGAAGGATGAGACACGCTCGCGGTGGGAAAGTATTCGCATTAAATGCCATAACCTATGAATTAGACCATTTATAATACACCGTTAAGATTTTACCCTATGTgctaaattatgttaaatattatgaagtttTGAGTTTTCGGAATAACTAGAAAGAAACTGGTATCTGTCTTTGTTATGGTTCTGTTTAAGACTAAAGTAAGTTACCTATGTACTTTCAGGAGGCATTTCCCCATGGAACAAGACTTCACCGAGGAGTGGCAGTGGTGATCAACTAGTATATAAGAGAACTTCACAATAAATAAGCTTACA
This genomic window contains:
- the Slob gene encoding slowpoke binding protein isoform X1, yielding MKSKFGKLILYLKTVKMFNLYQHMKSNNEGKEQKEPETTGHDRFYQERPRTSYRKKKRRGACRRAQSAAELNPESIAAANKRNAFRIRSVSTDREESEDGGRLDDGEGSSCACSSKESSERAPLVAQKIDSLAKLLFNKSLMGTGSGKSSPMEPPASPRYERSMESSAALAICTEYLAQSNRYDLLSPLCAIGSRPNKHWFAIHDNSIKTDRLLTLMPLTNKCPIEQGERSKTLIMELFRALHHPYIYPVLDLELCNGHALAVLPFNSRGSLRDLIYKSTWNEEYSRKYGTAGTGLPAWQVARFGRQMLEGLMFLKEKGFPPFRHLHSGNVVVQNGVARICGLENTLIGALPRCPIALAAQLEHVEALSLGHVLFEMCAGAEIDLSLLPDLLPNYPHVVEIIEQIFGPRTPTLHELLLCELFRKIDLREMKGSCLPNFSQRLSRSCLSLLGEVARRSPGSPRTRTPPRRSGPASPASPATPPHRRRHFPMEQDFTEEWQW
- the Slob gene encoding slowpoke binding protein isoform X2, with the protein product MKSKFGKLILYLKTVKMFNLYQHMKSNNEGKEQKEPETTGHDRFYQERPRTSYRKKKRRGACRRAQSAAELNPESIAAANKRNAFRIRSVSTDREESEEESSERAPLVAQKIDSLAKLLFNKSLMGTGSGKSSPMEPPASPRYERSMESSAALAICTEYLAQSNRYDLLSPLCAIGSRPNKHWFAIHDNSIKTDRLLTLMPLTNKCPIEQGERSKTLIMELFRALHHPYIYPVLDLELCNGHALAVLPFNSRGSLRDLIYKSTWNEEYSRKYGTAGTGLPAWQVARFGRQMLEGLMFLKEKGFPPFRHLHSGNVVVQNGVARICGLENTLIGALPRCPIALAAQLEHVEALSLGHVLFEMCAGAEIDLSLLPDLLPNYPHVVEIIEQIFGPRTPTLHELLLCELFRKIDLREMKGSCLPNFSQRLSRSCLSLLGEVARRSPGSPRTRTPPRRSGPASPASPATPPHRRRHFPMEQDFTEEWQW